CTTATTGTCTTCCCGCGGTCTTCATCTCTTCTGCTGTCTGTTACATGATATCCTGCTGGTGCTGTGTTGACTCAGAGACCACCTATAGGGGGAGACAAAGGAGACATTTACTGCATCTCGAGGAAAATAAAGCTGGAGATTGGTGTATCAGAAGTGAGATAACAAGCCTGTTATACTATTAGGAAAGATACAGTTGCAAGGTAAAGCTACAATGTGTGTTGATAGAACAGTATGGCTTGTGAGAACTTAAGTCGGGTGGAACGGAAACCTTCGGTGGATTTACATTGTTGTCAGCGGGAGGAGAGGAGTTTTAGATTTTCTCTCAAATACAAGTCTGGGTGTGTTAGTGCGCTATCTCTAGGTTCACACTACAAACAGGTGTGTctctgtcagggtgtgtgtgtgtgttacctctccGTCGCGGGTCTCGATGGTCTTGATAAGGACACTTTTCTTTGAGTGTGACTCAGCAACGCGATGATGATGCTCTGGGCTCGTTTCTGTCCAGACAGACAATCGTATAATTAAATATTCATCTGGTTTACAACAACACTGTTAACCTTTTTAATTTTGCGTCACCCATTAAAATCAATGAATGAATGGTTCTATTTATGCATCAGCAGTGAGGGGTCAAGTGAGGATCATTTGAAGTTTCATCCTGTCACTTTCGATTTCTGCTGAAGTAAACTGCAAAAGACTTAGCTACTTGTATCAATTGTGCCCTCTTGTGGCGTGATGCTGTAACTCATCTATTTTGCAGCAGTTTTTGACAaatgcatagtgtgtgtgtgttcttaccacGGAAAGTCATGGTGGAATAGTTCTGTATGGGCAGGGAAAtcctacagagggagagaagggggatgtCAGTTTTTAGCAGTGATGCCAAATACCATTGTCATACAAGATAATCCATCACCTCTCTGTCCTCAGCagtctcctcctttctcctcactCTATTCCTTCAGCCCTCCTTCAACCCCCTGCCActgtcttctctttctttcccctatctcctgccctcctctatcgctccatctctcctgccctctatcgctccatctctcctgccctcctctatcgctccatctctcctgccctcctctatcgctccatctctcctgccctcctctatcgctccatctctcctgccctcctctatcgctccatctctcctgccctcctctatcgctccatctctcctgccctcctctatcgctccatctctcctgccctcctccccctccatctctcctgccctcctctatcgctccatctctcctgccctcctctatcgctccatctctcctgccctcctctcctgccctcctctatcgctccatctctcctgccccctcctcgctccatcgctccatctctcctgccctcctccccctccatctctcctgccctcctctatcgctccatctctcctgccctcctctatcgctccatctctcctgccctccatctctcctgccctcctctatcgctccatctctcctgccctcctctatcgctccatctctcctgccctcctctatcgctccatctctcctgccctcctctatcgctccatctctcctgccctcctctatcgctccatctctcctgccctcctccccctccatctctcctgccctcctctatcgctccatctctcctgccctcctctatcgctccatctctcctgccctcctccccctccatctctcctgccctctatcgctccatctctcctgccctcctctatcgctccatctctcctgccctcctctatcgctccatctctcctccctcctctatcgctccatctctcctgccctcctatcgctccatctctcctgccctcccctcctctctcctgccctccatctctcctgccctcctccccctccatctctcctgccctcctctatcgctccatctctcctgccctcctctatcgctccatctctcctgccctcctccccctccatctctcctgccctccctatCGCTCCATctgccctcctccatctctcctgccctccctccatctctcctgccctccctatcgctccatctctcctgccctcctccccctccatcgctcctgccctgccctccctcctccatctctcctgccctctatctccatctctcctctatctccatctctcctgccctcctctatctccatctctcctgccctcctcccctccatctctccatctctcctaccctcctatctctccctgccctctctatctctcctgccctcctctatcccttccacatctatcccttcctctctcctgctctcctctatcgctccatctctcctgccctcctctatcgctccatctctcctgccctcctctatcgctccatctctcctgccctcctctatcgctccatctctcctgccctcctccccctccatctctcctgccctcctctatcgctccatctctcctgccctcctctatcgctccatctctcctgccctcctccccctccatctctcctgccctctatcgctccatctctcctgccctcctctatcgctccatctctcctgccctcctctatcgctccatctctcctgccctcctatcgctccatctctcctgccctcctctatcgctccatctctcctgccctcctccccctccatctctcctgccctctctatcgctccatctctcctgccctcctctatcgctccatctctcctgccctcctccccctccatctctcctgccctcctatcgctccatctctcctgccctcctccccctccatctctcctgccctcctctattgctccatctctcctgccctcctccccctccatctctcctgccctcctctatcgctccatctctcctgccctcctccccctccatctctcctgccctcctcccctccatctctcctgccctcctcccctccatctctcctgccctcctccccctccatctctcctgccctcctccccctccatctctcctgccctcctccccctccatctctgctgccctctatctctctctctcctcctctatctctccatctctcctaccctcctatctctccaatctctctatctctcctgccctcctctatcccttccacctctatcccttcctctctcctgccctcctctattcctctgtcacccccacccccccaattgaacctactctcctctcctcattcctctccctcctcttctccctcctcatacctgctctcctctccctccagcagTTTCCTGTAGGTTGCTATCTCTACGTCCAGGGCCATCTTGACGTTGAGCAGGTCCTGGTACTCTCTCAGGTGCCTGGCCATCTCATCCTTCATGTTGGCGATCTCGGCCTCCAGACGGGAGATGGTGTCCTGGAACCCGCCGGCCTCCCGCCCGTGgcgctcctccatctctctcatctgccTCATCAGAGACTCGTTCTgccgggagggagagggggttagggggaggatgggagagtggtaggaggagggtgggggggggggtggaggagttgagagggtggaagaggggagggggagagaaattaGAGAAAGAGATTGACATGGAGAAGTGTGCCTTCATGTTTCTTGGAAGTGAACTTGCAGCCCAGGCAAAGACAAAGTGAAGAaaatgagaaggagaggaatgaaaGTGTGGTGGTATGACTTATGAAAGAACAGAAGGATTTCAGACTGAGAGACTTACGGTGCCTTTGAGTGAGTCAATCTCACAGGTGTAGGACTGGAGCTGGTGTCTGAACTCCATGGTCTCCATCTTGGCCTGCTTCAGAGCCTCGTTGTTCTTGTTCACCGCCTGGTTCAGGTCTGTCACCTACAGGAAGTACATCACTTTGTCTGACATCACAGTAattgcgccccccccccccccagagcgcCAGATACATTTTCTTGTAAATCAAAGGTTTTGATtgatctctctcactttctctattCTCTATCAATCTCCcaattccctccctcccccctctctcccccttcctctctgcccccccccccccccccaatcaccTTAGACTTGTACCACTCCTCGGCCTCCGAGATGTTCTTGGCGGCGATGCCCTCGTATTGGGCCCTGATGTCCCTGAGGGCAGCTGTCAGGTCCGGCTTGGACATGTCCATCTGGATCTGCACCTGGGTCTCCTGCATCTGGGACTGCATCTCACGGATCTCCTGCAGGTGAGGTGGgaagggaggtggaggtggggagaggtagagaggagggaggggcgaggtgaagtagagaggagggggaggtcgATAGGTTAAGGTTTCTGCAGATTTCTCTTCTCCATTGTCTGTtaagaggcacacacacacacacaaatagtgtTGCTTCACCTTTTATAAAACAGTgtgagtgtctgctaaatagTTTGTCTGTgttagctattggttaactatttaactatctgcattgatCCTTTAGACTCATCacgtacgctgctgctactgtttatgaTCTGTCACTctactcctagttatatgtacctatctacctcaatgaccttgTTCCCCTGCatatggactcggtactggtacccttgtatatacagccaagttatcctTACTCATCGTGTATCTATTATCACGCGTTTGACTTTGCTATCATTTgaatattttctttctctctacgTAGCTGGGAAGGGTCggcaagtcagcatttcactgttagtccacacctgttgtttacaaagcatgtgacacaaaccttgatttgatttggtttgtgtGTATCCACTCCTGTCTCAGAGAGTAATGAGTCTGTTGTAGATTACACAGACCTTGTACAGCAGCCCACAGGCCCAGTGCCAACTGCCCACTGCGCCTgcagagattgtgtgtgtgtgtgtgtgtgtgtgtgtgtgtgtgtgtgtgtgtgtgtgtgtgtgtgtgtgtgtgtgtgtgtgtgttgtgtggtgtgtgtgatgggtctgtttgtgtgtgtgtgtgtgtgtgtgtgtgtgtgtgtgtgtggtgtgtgtgatgggtctgtttgtgtgtgtgtgtgtttgttcattcctaccacagagagacagacagatggaatgACCAATGACCAGAtgcactgacagacagacagaacaactgTAATAACACATAGCACATTAAAGTACACAGACTGAGTAACGTACCTCCTCATGAATCTTCTTGAGGAAGGCGATCTCCTCCTGTAGGGTCTCGATGCGTCTCTCCAAGTCTAGACGGGCCAGAGTGGCAGCATCAACATCCTAGAACAGGCAGACGTTAGAGGAGATGAATTCAACAGGTCTCACTGGGCAAAAACGGATTGAATTAACATTGTTCCCACGTCAttacaacccccccaaaataaatgtgatgacgttgaatcaacgtggaaaactaagggcatttcgtttttttttcacgcaactttgaacctaaatccgATGATATAGTGATTTATTTTAGCTGAGAAGTCAAAACAATCTTAACGTTAAACcgactgacgtctgtgcccagtggggtggCAGTTCAAATGGCGATCCGGTCTACATTTCGATGAAAAGGAAGGAAAATAATAGTAGTGAGACATGAACATGTTGTCATATTCATAACCTGTGTTGATTGAATAGTGTTGGACTCACAGCTCTGAAAGCAGCCAGGTTGTTCTCTGCGTCCTCCCTCTGAAGGATCTCTTCCTGCAGCCTGGAAACACAGTCGAACAAAGAGATGGAGTGAGACCCGATCACAACTGTGTCTTTTATGTGTCCGCACCTTTTCATTTagtattttttaatttatttaacctttatctaactaggcGCGTCACCTGTCTTCTAACAAGTGATTTGCCACCCGGAAATAGTTTGATATGGACTTTAAGACTGCCGTGCGGATCTAACGTGCAAATGTGGTGATAATCCAAACCCAGGCCTCATTTTGAATTCCAGCTGTAGACGCCAAGAGGCCGTACTGACAGATGGCGAGATCTGGATTGTATCGGTCTGAATACAGATGTTTTAATTCCTGGCCTTTTATAGAGTTGGACCCGTGGCGACAGGAAGGACATGCCTCTGTAAGGGCTAGAGGCTTAGACCATACCCTAATGTAAGAAGGAGGCTTAGACCATACCCTAATCTAAGAAGGAGGCTTAGACCATACCCTAATGTAAGAAGGAGGCTTAGACCATACCCTAATGTAAGAAGGAGGCGTAGACCATACCCTAATGTAAGAAGGAGGCGTAGACCATACCCTAATGTAAGAAGGAGGCTTAGACCATACCCTAATGTAAGAAGGAGGCGTAGACCATACCGTAATGTAAGAAGGAGGCGTAGACCATACCCTAATGTAAGAAGGAGGCGTAGACCATACCCTAATGTAAGAAGGAGGCTTAGACCATACCCTAATGTAAGAAGGAGGCTTAGACCATACCCTAATGTAAGAAGGAGGCGTAGACCATACCCTAATGTAAGAAGGAGGCTTAGACCATACCCTAATGTAAGAAGGAGGCGTAGACCATACCCTAATGTAAGAAGGAGGCGTAGACCATACCCTAATGTAAGAAGGAGGCTTAGACCATACCCTAATGTAAGAAGGAGGCTTAGACCATACTCTAATGTAAGAAGGAGGCTTAGACCATACCCTAATGTAAGAAGGAGGCGTAGACCATACCCTAATGTAAGAAGGAGGCTTAGACCATACCCTAATGTAAGATGGAGGCTTAGATCATACCCTAATGTAAGAAGGAGACTTAGACCATACCCTAATGTAAGAAGGAGGCTTAGACCATACACTAATGTAAGAAGGAGGCTTAGACCATACCCTAATGTTAgaaggaggctgggtctagtccttCAGAAGGAGGCTAGGTCTAGTCCTTCAgaaggaggctgggtctagtccttcagaaggaggctgggtctagtccttcagaaggaggctgggtctagtccttcagaaggaggctgggtctagtccttcagaaggaggctgggtctagtccttCAGAAGGAGGATGGGTCTAGTCCTTCAgaaggaggctgggtctagtccttcaaaaggaggctgggtctagtccttcaaaaggaggctgggtctagtccttCAGaaagaggctgggtctagtccttcaaaaggaggctgggtctagtccttcaaaaggaggctgggtctagtccttCAGAAGGAAGCTGGGTCTAGTCCTTCAgaaggaggctgggtctagtccttcaaaaggaggctgggtctagtccttCAGAAGAAGGCTGGGTCTAGTCCTTCAaaaggaggctgggtctagtccttCAGAAGGAGGCTAGGTCTAGTCCTTCAgaaggaggctgggtctagtccttcagaaggaggctgggtctagtccttcaaaaggaggctgggtctagtccttCAGAAGGAGGCTAGGTCTAGTCCTTCAgaaggaggctgggtctagtccttcagaaggaggctgggtctagtccttcagaaggaggctgggtctagtccttcagaaggaggctgggtctagtccttcaaaaggaggctgggtctagtccttcaaaaggaggctgggtctagtccttcaaaaggaggctgggtctagtccttcaaaaggaggctgggtctagtccttcaaaaggaggctgggtctagtccttcagaaggaggctgggtctagtccttcagaaggaggctgggtctagtccttcagaaggaggctgggtctagtccttcagaaggaggctgggtctagtccttcagaaggaggctgggtctagtccttcagaaggaggctgggtctagtccttcaaaaggaggctgggtctagtccttCAGAAGAAGGCTGGGTCTAGTCCTTCAaaaggaggctgggtctagtccttCAGAAGGAGGCTAGGTCTAGTCCTTCAgaaggaggctgggtctagtccttcagaaggaggctgggtctagtccttcaaaaggaggctgggtctagtccttCAGAAGGAGGCTAGGTCTAGTCCTTCAgaaggaggctgggtctagtccttcagaaggaggctgggtctagtccttcagaaggaggctgggtctagtccttcagaaggaggctgggtctagtccttcaaaaggaggctgggtctagtccttcaaaaggaggctgggtctagtccttcaaaaggaggctgggtctagtccttcaaaaggaggctgggtctagtccttcaaaaggaggctgggtctagtccttcagaaggaggctgggtctagtccttcagaaggaggctgggtctagtccttCAAAAGGAGGCTGGGTCTAGGCCTTCAgaaggaggctgggtctagtgCTTCAGGGGCTAGGTGGGGGATGGATCTTGTTTACTTAAAGGTCCACTGGAGTTGGGACAAGACTCTCCCACTCTGCACTTGTGTGGCTCTTTCTTTCTTCGCCAGTCTTTATTAATCGCTAGCGCTTCTCTCCTATTTCACGGGTTGAATGAGAATGCCACGGAAGATTCTGTGCTGCCGCTCGGCCCCACACATACACTGCGTATTTAATATGTCATCCAGGCCTACACTTCAACAGCAGAGGGGGCATGCTGACCACGCAGCTATGCAAATGGCAGTAAGACTATCACACATTTGATAAAACCTGAAGCGGAAACACGTCCTATTTTACTTGCAGTAAGAATCCAAATGCACAACGTCTTCAACAGCACCTCACAATCACTCCACTTGTACTGAGCGATATGACCAAGTTTAAAAATACTTGCTGTAACCACAACAAACAAACCAGCAAAACCCCAACAGCTAATCGAGAGTCACTGACTGAAATCCCAGGGGACTGTATGCATGAACCAGCCGTGATATCAGTGCTGCTTTTGGTGGCTGAAATGTCACGCTTACTTTACACTAGGATCTACACTCCTAgagttctcctctctctaatctTACCCATGATCCTCTCCTTCATCCACTCATCCACCAATCAGAAACTACACCCCTGCAGTCTAACATCAACTGAGCAAttattcaatcaatcaaatgtatttataaagatcTATTTACATCAGTAGTTTTACAGTAACTTCTAGTTGccatatttctcccctctttctccccctgctcttcctcagtctcctaccccctccttcccttccactCCCCCTCATCCTGctcctctcgcctctcttccacccttctccccctgctcttcctcagtctcctaccccctccttcccttccactCCCCCTCATCCTGCTCCTCttgcctctcttcctcccttctccccctgctcttcctcagtctcctaccccctccttcccttccactCCCCCTCATCCTGCTCCTCttgcctctcttcctcccttctccccctgctcttcctcagtctcctacccctccttcccttccactCCCCCTCATCCTGctcctctcgcctctcttcctcccttctccccctctttcctacCGGAGTTTGAGTTTGTCCAAGTCTTCTCCCAGGTTGTCCCTCTCCACCTCGGCACGGCTCCTCTGATTGGTCAAGGCCTCCACCTGGCGACGCAGGTCCCTCATCTCCTCTTCGTACAGGTCGGCGATGCGTGTGGGTTCACGCCCCCGCAGCCTCTCAATCTCCACCACCAACGTAGCGTTCTGCTGCTCCAGGAAGCGAACTTTCTCGATGTAGCTGGCGAAGCGGTCGTTCAGGTGCTGCAGCTCGACCTTCTCGTTGGTGCGCGTGTGGAGGAACTCCTGGTTCAGCGCGTCGGCCAGGCTGAAGTCCAGCGTCTCCCCCATCCCCGCGTAAGACCGCGATCCGTGTGCGGTTGATGACATCACAGGTCCGCCGAAGTGAGACGAGGTGCGGTAGCCGGAGTAAGAGGGTGAGGCGGAGGTCTTGGTGACTTCGTAGACCCGGGAGGAGATGTGCCCGGAGCCGCCATGTCCGAGACCGAGGCCCCCGCCCGAGCCCCGGCTACTGTAGAGGGAATGTGACATGGCAGGGCTGTACCCTGCGCCAAAGGTGCGGCGGTAGGAGGAGGAGCCAGACTGGGCCGACTGAGCAGAGGAGCGGTAGGAGCTCATGGTGGAGCAGGAGAAGGGTCTGGGCTGGAGAAGGGTCTGGGCTGGAGCAGGAGAAGGGTCTGGGCTGGAGCAGGAGAAGGGTCTGGGCTAGAGCAGGAGAAGGGTCTGGGCTGGAGCAGGAGAAGGGTCTGGGATGGCTGCTGGAGTGGACTAAAGCAGGGAGGCTGACTGAGGGACACACAGAACTCACTCTGGCTATTTGTAGTACCTACCCCCTCATAGCCCCTCCCTCAAATCCTCTATATACCCTCCCCTCTTTCCGTCTTTACTCCAAttcttcccttctctgtctctcatcccccctccctccctctccagaatGGCCTGTCACAGGTCCTGGTGTGGGGTCTGGTATTCGGTTCAGATTGTGTTCCAGAGTGACAGGAGGGTTCTGGGAGGCTGTGTCCACCCTGACCGTCACAGCAGCCTGACTGAGCTCACAGTGGCCAGCTAGACCTCAGTTCAGCTTCTTGTCCACACCCCAgatcaaccctaaccttagcctcaaccataaccctaaccctagcttcatgtccacaccccagctcaaccctaatCCTTGGGTTAGAAAGGGGTCTATACTACATCACTCAAAGCAAAGCTAGGATTATATCAATGCCACTCTTTCGCTCTTTCATTTCTAAATGGGTTTGTAGAATATCATTTGTACGATTGCTGCTCTGTCTGTTGTAGTTTGATGGAGCTGATTGGTTGATTCAGAAATGCTCCAATGACTCATGTTCTTCAGAACAGTATATTAAAGGTTTACTGGATCGCTAAATACGAAAGCATAGTCATTCATCGACAGCATTTAGTACACCATACATCATATTAGTACACAATACATCATATTAGTACACAATACATCATATTAGTACACAATACATCATATTAGTACACCATACATCATATTAGTACACCATACATCATATTAGTACACCATACATCATATTAGTACACCATACATCATATTAGTACACCATACATCATATTAGTACACCATACATCATATTAGTACACAATACATCATATTAGTACACAATACATCATATTAGTACACCATACATCATTTGAAGTGCTTCCGCAGGGAAGACCTGGCTTCACTGACTTCATGACAGAACAATTTAATGATGTGGGTTTAAATGCTGCCTCATCCACACATGGTTAGGCAGAGTGTTCTTCTCGGTGCGGGACGTTAGGCCAACCTGCCTTAAAAAGGAAACGCATcccaaagaggagagaggtatgtGCCTggcctgccctctctcctccaagAAAAGAGCAGGAGAGCCATCATCGTTCCTGAGCAAAACGTGGCCTAAACAAAGGGGTGCCATTAATGATGATGTCATCATAAACATCTGTCACAGCTCTCACTGGCTGACGGAAGGGGGCTTTAACTTTCTAAGGACCTCGTATGGACTATGGAAAAAGCACTTCTCAGGAGACCCCATCCTCTCATATTACCCCAGACTCTACTGACTTTTATTGAGAATTGTATGTAGGGGTGAAGTCAGAAGACATACTATCCTACTCATGCAAGACGCTTTGGGTTTGGCCCTTGAGGCTCACATTGTTCCTAGGGGCGTGTGATAAGCCATTATCTACCTAGAGAGCGGAGTGGTACTATACCACTACAGAATTATCACTGAATTATCACAGTGAATgattgtaatgtttgtttatttgtcaatTAATGATTTGTCAATTTGTCAATTATTGTTAAATCACCAAATGGTGATTTAATACGAAAATGAAATATCTATAATTAATTTGTCATTCACTCATTCACCAGTAGTATCACATAGGCACAACAACCTACCCCAGAGGCCATCACTGTTGAGCCCAATGAGTGAGTGAGGTGTGCAGTGATGGCTCCTCCCCTGCCCAGGCCTGGTGGTGtcagagatatatatagatctaCCAGACTGAACACTGTGATCACAGTGGAAAAGACCCAAGCAGAGCAGTGTCTGGGCTTCCTCAACActcagcagagagagagtcaacttGACAAGACATGTAAACAAAGAGCAAAGtgtcacctcccttcctccttcctttctttctactctccccctcgtcttccatccctcgctctctctctgccccccctctctctgtctccccctctctctctctctatctctctctgtctcccccctctctctctctgtatctctctctctgtatctctctctctctgtatctctctctcttccctctctctctctctctgtctctctctctatctttctcctctctctttctctctctctctctctgtctctctctttccatccttctCATACTCTCTCTGACAAGGCATGTAAACAAAGACCAGTGCTCTGTCCTTCCTTATTTTctttctactctcctcctcctcttccattcctctttctctctctctctctatcgtcctCCGCTCTGTGCGGCCCAGCGCTATATAAGGCCGGGTGCTGCTAGGtctgatggtggtggtgttaaATGACAAGCATGAAGACCAGCAGATGGAGACTAATATGAATGAGAAGCAGAGCAGGGCAAGACCATGTTTATGATCTCTGTGTGCCTAGTTTTCATTCCAAATGTTCAGATGTTTCCACTGTATTGGTTATTGAACTTGTTTTGAACCTGTTTGACACTTCAAACCATCAAGTAGCAGAACAAAGGAGATGGACTGGGCCAGAGAAAGCCTGGACTGGGCCAGAGAAAGCCTGGACTGGGCCAGAGAAAGCCTGGACTGGGCCAGAGAAAGCCTGGACTGGGCCAGAGAAAGCCTGGACTGGGCCAGAGAAAGCCTGGACTGAGCCAGAGAAAGCCTGGACTGGGCCAGAGAAAGCATGGACTGGGC
Above is a genomic segment from Oncorhynchus gorbuscha isolate QuinsamMale2020 ecotype Even-year linkage group LG23, OgorEven_v1.0, whole genome shotgun sequence containing:
- the LOC124010862 gene encoding desmin-like, with amino-acid sequence MSSYRSSAQSAQSGSSSYRRTFGAGYSPAMSHSLYSSRGSGGGLGLGHGGSGHISSRVYEVTKTSASPSYSGYRTSSHFGGPVMSSTAHGSRSYAGMGETLDFSLADALNQEFLHTRTNEKVELQHLNDRFASYIEKVRFLEQQNATLVVEIERLRGREPTRIADLYEEEMRDLRRQVEALTNQRSRAEVERDNLGEDLDKLKLRLQEEILQREDAENNLAAFRADVDAATLARLDLERRIETLQEEIAFLKKIHEEEIREMQSQMQETQVQIQMDMSKPDLTAALRDIRAQYEGIAAKNISEAEEWYKSKVTDLNQAVNKNNEALKQAKMETMEFRHQLQSYTCEIDSLKGTNESLMRQMREMEERHGREAGGFQDTISRLEAEIANMKDEMARHLREYQDLLNVKMALDVEIATYRKLLEGEESRISLPIQNYSTMTFRETSPEHHHRVAESHSKKSVLIKTIETRDGEVVSESTQHQQDIM